The Pontibacter pudoricolor genome contains a region encoding:
- a CDS encoding UpxY family transcription antiterminator, protein MTQNWYAVYTKPRWEKKVAETLQRMHIENYCPLNKVLRQWSDRKKTIHEPLFKSYVFVHVNNTQLSEVRKVDGILNFVNWLGKPAVIKDQEIETIKNFLRDHQNVRLEKGHFSKHDEVRIISGSLTDKTGTVIEIKNHLVVVALPSLGYIMLAEIEKSDLEKTIVPVAKLHT, encoded by the coding sequence ATGACTCAAAACTGGTATGCGGTTTATACTAAACCCAGATGGGAGAAGAAAGTAGCTGAAACGCTTCAAAGGATGCACATAGAGAACTATTGTCCGCTTAACAAAGTACTCAGACAATGGAGCGACAGGAAAAAAACTATACATGAACCTCTGTTCAAATCGTATGTTTTTGTGCATGTAAACAATACACAACTCTCTGAAGTCAGGAAAGTAGATGGCATACTCAACTTTGTAAACTGGTTAGGCAAACCGGCAGTTATTAAAGACCAGGAAATAGAAACGATCAAAAATTTCCTGCGAGACCATCAGAATGTACGACTTGAAAAAGGACATTTCAGCAAACACGACGAAGTAAGGATCATCTCCGGATCTTTAACAGATAAGACAGGAACAGTAATAGAAATCAAAAATCATTTGGTTGTAGTAGCACTTCCCTCACTTGGCTATATTATGCTTGCCGAAATAGAAAAATCTGATCTGGAGAAAACTATAGTTCCGGTAGCTAAGCTGCATACTTAA
- a CDS encoding GumC family protein has product MYLQNVGDNDRKIAEINTQLAVLDNVERYVISKNNAAGIVPSTLGVDDPVLSQLLQKLYDSEIQYKRLAKTTAENNPVLISLNNEIENVRPGILENIRHQRVNLQASLNNLTSTNNMYNAELQTIPQKEKELLDISRQQAIKNEAYSFLLQKREETVLSYAPSEGDFRIVDLAKSSINPTSPQPVYVYLTAILLACGLSIGFVMGKEMLNSKILFRTDIEEYTNAPIVAELAYTKGKPARQFTAPTEVSVIEQFRQLRATMGLYGRTFSKKKIMVTSNIPGEGKSYVSNNLAYSLASSGKKVALLDFDLRNPNTSQLFNRYKEPGIIDYLQGKIPPDEVLVNSEYSNLSIASAGTDIGDQTELLLNGKLEVLFMYLEKEFDYVIIDTPPLSW; this is encoded by the coding sequence CTTGCTGTGCTGGATAATGTAGAACGATATGTGATTTCCAAGAACAATGCTGCTGGTATAGTTCCCTCAACACTGGGTGTAGATGATCCTGTACTTTCCCAATTGCTACAAAAACTTTACGATTCTGAGATTCAATACAAAAGACTGGCAAAGACTACAGCAGAAAATAACCCTGTTCTTATTTCTCTAAATAATGAAATAGAAAACGTTCGCCCGGGCATACTTGAGAACATCCGGCACCAACGTGTAAACCTGCAGGCAAGTTTAAACAACCTGACTTCAACTAACAACATGTACAATGCCGAGCTACAGACAATACCACAAAAAGAGAAAGAGTTGCTCGATATCAGCAGGCAGCAAGCTATAAAAAACGAAGCCTATAGTTTCTTACTCCAGAAAAGAGAGGAAACAGTGCTATCATATGCCCCAAGCGAAGGCGATTTCAGGATTGTAGACCTGGCAAAGTCATCTATAAACCCTACCAGCCCGCAACCAGTTTATGTTTACCTGACAGCTATCCTACTTGCATGTGGCCTAAGCATAGGTTTTGTTATGGGTAAAGAAATGCTCAACAGCAAAATATTATTCAGAACCGATATAGAAGAGTATACCAACGCACCTATTGTGGCAGAGCTTGCCTATACAAAAGGCAAACCGGCTAGACAGTTCACTGCTCCTACCGAAGTTTCAGTCATTGAGCAATTCCGGCAACTAAGAGCTACAATGGGCTTGTACGGCCGCACCTTTTCCAAGAAAAAAATAATGGTTACATCAAACATACCTGGGGAAGGAAAAAGTTACGTGAGCAATAACCTGGCTTATAGCCTGGCCTCTTCAGGCAAGAAAGTAGCGCTTCTTGATTTCGACCTGAGAAATCCCAATACATCTCAACTATTCAACAGATACAAGGAACCAGGTATAATAGATTACTTACAAGGAAAAATCCCGCCTGATGAAGTTTTGGTTAACTCAGAATACAGTAATTTAAGCATTGCATCAGCGGGTACAGATATCGGCGACCAGACCGAACTTTTGTTGAATGGGAAACTGGAAGTACTGTTCATGTATCTGGAAAAAGAGTTCGACTATGTTATCATAGACACGCCCCCCTTGAGCTGGTAA